GTAGTCGGCCAGCCGCACGCGCAGCGCATCGGACGCCGCCACCCGCCCCTCGGTCTGGCTGAGCGATCGCGCCAGCGCAGCCACGTCCTCGCGGTAGCGCTCCAGCACCAGCGCGCGCTGCGAGTCGAGGCAGTCGGCGATGGTGTCGGCGCCCACGTTCGGGTTGCCGTCCATGTCGCCGCCAACCCAGCTGGCGAAGCGCAGCAGCCGTGGCAGCCGGATCGCCACGCCGTAGGTTGTCTGCAGCGCCTGCGCCAGCGATTCGTACAACGTCGGCACGATCCGGTACAGCGGATGGGCCAGGTAGAAATCGACGTGCTCGCGCTCGTCCAGCACACTGGGCCGCACCGGCGAGGCCTCGGCGGTCTGCCAGCCGGCGGACAGCGCCATGTAGATGCGGTCGTCGTCGTCCTTGCGCTCCTGCGGCGTGCGCTCGCGGTCGAAGCCGTCGATCAGCGAGGCGACGATCGCCTGCTCCTTCTCCAGCAGCGAGCGGCGCACCGCCTCGGTCGGGTGCGCGGTGAACACCGGCTCGATCCACAGCCGGTCGAGCCAGCCGACCAGCTCGTCGGCGCCCACGCCCTCGGCCTTCAGGCGACCGAGCACGTCGAGCAGCGACTCCGGCTGCGGCGCGCTGCCCTCGCGCTGGTAGTCGCGGCGGCGGCGGATGCGGTGCACCCGCTCGGCGGTGTTCACCGCCTGGAAGTAGGTGGCGAACGCGCGCGCCAGCGCTTCGGCGTCGCGGGCGTCGAGGCCGGCCAGCGAGGCGGCCAGTTCCTCCAGCGTGGCGCCTTCACGGCGGCGGCGGATCGCCGCCTGGCGCACCTGCTCGACCCGCTCGAAGAACGCCCTGCCGCCCTGTTCGGCGAGCATGCGCCCGACCATCGCGCCGAGCCGGCCGACATCCTCGCGCAGCGGGCCGTCGGGCGGCAGGAACTCGGGTTCGCGACTTGCTTCCACACGGCAACTCCATGGCAGGCCAGATTCCCAGCGTAACCAATCCCGGCGCGGGTGACACCCAACCATGCGGCATAAGCCCATATCTGCCGTTACAATGGCCCTCCTGCACTGCCCGCCGAGGGGCGCTGCGACCGTTGCCGTGAACGAACTTCGCGGGAACCGGCCAGGCTCGGCGCGGCACGTTCCACAACGGCGCCCGGTTGTTTGTACGCGAGTCCCTTCGCAGCAGACCGGCCATCCGTGGCCGGACTCTTCACAGGAGCCTCGCACTAACCGGAGCTTACCGATGAACGCCGCACTCAAAGAAAGCACCCACGACTACAAGATCCGCGACCTCTCGCTGGCCGATTTCGGCCGCAAGGAGCTGGATATCGCCGAGCACGAGATGCCGGGCCTGATGTCGATCCGTCGCAAGTACGCCGCCGCCAAGCCGCTCAAGGGCGTGCGCGTGACCGGCTCGCTGCACATGACGATCCAGACCGCGGTGCTGATCGAGACGCTGAAGGACATCGGCGCCGACGTGCGCTGGGCCTCGTGCAACATCTTCAGCACGCAGGATCACGCCGCCGCCGCGATCGCCGCCACCGGCACGCCGGTATTTGCCTGGAAGGGCGAGACGCTGGAGGAATACTGGGACTGCACGCTGGACGCGCTGTCCTTCCCCGACGGCAAGGGCGGCTTCGTCGGCCCGCAGCTGGTGGTGGACGACGGCGGCGACGTGACACTGCTGATCCACAAGGGCTACGAGCTGGAGAACGGCAGCGACTGGGTCAACAGCGCTTCGGGCAGCCACGAGGAGCAGGTGATCAAGAACCTGCTCAAGCGCGTGCACGCCGAGCGCCCGGGCTACTGGCACACCGTGGTCAAGGACTGGAAGGGCGTCTCCGAGGAGACCACCACCGGCGTGCACCGCCTGTACCAGCTGGCCGAGGCGAAGTCGCTGCTGGTGCCGGCGATCAACGTCAACGACTCGGTGACCAAGAGCAAGTTCGACAACCTGTACGGCTGCCGCGAGTCGCTGGCCGATGGCCTGAAGCGCGCGATGGACGTGATGCTGGCCGGCAAGGTGGCGGTGGTGTGCGGCTACGGCGACGTCGGCAAGGGCTGCGCACACTCGCTGCGTGCCTACGGTTCGCGCGTGGTGGTCACCGAGATCGACCCGATCAACGCGCTGCAGGCGGCGATGGAAGGCTTCGAGGTCAACACGGTCGAATCGACGCTGGGCCGCGGCGACATCTACGTCACCACCACCGGCAACAAGGACGTGCTGACCCTGGATCACCTGAAAGCGATGAAGGACCAGGCCATCGTCTGCAACATCGGCCACTTCGACAACGAGATCCAGGTCGACGCGCTGAACGCCATGCCCGGCGTGAGCAAGCTCAATATCAAGCCGCAGGTGGACAAGTACACCTTCAAGGATGGCCGCGCGATCTTCCTGCTCGCCGAAGGCCGCCTGGTCAACCTGGGCTGCGCCACCGGCCACCCGAGCTTCGTGATGTCCAACTCGTTCTCCAACCAGACCCTGGCGCAGATCGACCTGTGGGCGCACAAGGACAGCTACGAGGCCAAGGTCTACATCCTGCCGAAAAAGCTCGACGAGGAAGTCGCCCGCCTGCACCTGGAAAAGATCGGCGTGAAACTGACCACGCTCACCCCGACCCAGGCCGCCTACCTCGGCGTGCCGGTGGAAGGTCCGTACAAGCCGGATCACTACCGTTATTGAGCGGGGCTTCGTTGGTGCATATACGAAACGGGCGCCGTGAGGCGCCCGTTTCGTAGGCGTAGACGCAAAAACACCCATCAAAACGCCCGGATGGATCAGGGCCGCCAGTTCGCGTTGGTCTCCCAGAACGCCACGCTGCGCCGATAAGCCTCGCGGTCCAGCGGCACGCCGGAGCCGCCCTCGTCCACGCCCAGCGCGTTGCGCAGCATGGTGATCGGCGCCATCGGGATTTCCTCGGGCTCCATGGTGTAGAGGCAGCCGACGATGCCCCAGTCGGCGTCGATCGGCTCGCCTTCCTTCGCCAGCTGCTCGCGGCTGTAGAGGATCGGAATCAGCCAGTTCGCCACCGGTGATTCCACGCCCTCGAACCAGCGCACCAGCACCGGCAGTTCGGCCTTGGTGCGTGCCTCGTAGGCGCTGCGCAGCCGGTGGCGGTTGGCCTCGGTAATCGGCACGGTGAGGCAGCGCGTGGTGGTCCAGTTGCGGTGCACGTGCAGTTTGCAGAACGGCGCGTAGCCATCCAGCACGCGCGACGGCGGCTCGTCGTTCAGGCGCTGCTGGAACGCTTCGGGACTGCAGTCCTGGATAGTGTTGCCGCGCCGCTCGCGCGGAAACAGGCGGGCACGGGCGAACGGGGTGAGGACGATGGACATGACCGAGCCGATGGAAAACCCCAGCGTAGCGCACGCGGCGCTTGTTCCTGCCGGGAGCCATGCCCGATTGATGATGACGTCATGCCTGCGCAAGCGGACATCACGCGGGGTTTCCCTGCCTCGCATCTGGAAGTCTATCTTTCCATCGCGATGAACGTATAGAATTGCTCGCAGCCGCCGCGAAGGACGCCCATGCCCGCCATCAGCTTCGAATTCTTCCCGCCCAAGACCGACGAGCAGCGCGCTCAGCTCGACCGCGCGGCGCAGGTGCTGAAGGCGCACGGGCCGGAATATGCCTCGGTCACCTTCGGCGCCGGCGGTTCCACGCTCAGCTACACCGGCGACACCGTGGCGCGGCTGCACACGCAGCATGGCTTCAACGTGGCGCCGCACCTGTCGTGCATGGGCGGCACGCGGGCGGAGATCGCCGCGCTGCTGGACGGCTACCGCGCCGCCGGTTACCGGCGCCTCGTGGCGTTGCGTGGCGACATGCCCTCGGGCATGGCCAGCGCGGGCGACTTCCGCTACGCCGCCGAACTGGTGGGCTTCATCCGCGAGCACTGCGGCGACCATTTCCACATCGAGGTGGCGGCGTACCCGGAAACCCATCCGCAGGCCGACGACGCGCTGTGCGACCTCAGGCATTTCAAGGCGAAGATCGACGCCGGCGCGAACGGTGCGATCACCCAGTACTTCTTCAACCCCGATGCGTATTTCCGCTTCATCGACGACGTGCACCGGCTCGGCGTCGAGGTGCCGATCGTGCCGGGCATCATGCCGATCGCGAACTTCAGCCAGCTGAAGCGCTTCTCCGACCTGTGCGGAGCCGAGATCCCGCGCTGGATCGCCAAGCGCATGCAGGCCCACGGCGACGACGCCGACTCGATCCGCGCGCTCGGTGCCGAGGTGGTGGCGCAGCTGTGCCGGCGCCTGCTCGACGGCGGCGCGCCCGGGCTGCACTTCTACACGCTGAACCGGGCGAAGGCGACCCAGGCGGTGCTGCAGCAACTTTTTTGATCCGCGCGGCGGATATGCTGGCGCGATGTACCGCCTGGCCGCCCTGCTTCCATTGATACTGCTGGCCGTCACTGCTCCGGTCGCGGCACAGTCGCCGATCCATCGCTGCATCGGCGCGAACGGTGGCGCGGTGTTCACCGACCAGCCCTGCACGGCGCTGCAAGCCAGTCCGGTCAACCCGGACGACCCGCCCGTGCAGGCCGCGTCGCTGCGGGAGCCGCCGCCGATCCTGTGCGCCGCCAGCCCAGGCGAATTGCGCCAGAGCGTGATCGACGCGTTCGCCAGCCGTGACGCCAACCGCCTCGCCGGCCTGATGCTGTGGGACGGTTACGGCCGCGGTGCGGTGATCGCGGACATCCGTTCGCTGGCCGAACTGATGAAGCAGCCGCTGCTGGACGTGGACTTGCCGGGCGGCGCCACACCGGCCCCTGCCGCCAGCATCGACACCCCACCAGTGACGGACACCGCACCCGCGACGCCATCGCCCGGCGAGCAACTGGTGCTGCATACCGCCGGCAACGAGGGCAGCGGCGTCCCGCGCGAACTGCGTTTCGACCTCGTACGCCAGGCCGGCTGCCTGTGGCTGCGCAGCGCGAATTGACGCAGCCATTGACGCCACCCCGGCGACCAGCAGTTATCATGGGCGGTCCCCAACGGAGAACCGACATGGCCCAGCAATACCCCGAATGGATCTGGCAGAACGGCAGCATCAAGCCCTGGGCCGAGGCGACCACCCACGTGATGTCGCATGCGCTGAACTACGGCTCGTCGGTGTTCGAGGGCATCCGCAGCTACGCCACGCCCGACGGCGCGGCGATCTTCCGCCTCACCGACCACCTGAACCGGCTGTACATGTCCGCCAAGATCTACGACATGGCGCTGCCGTACACCGCCGACGAACTGGCCGCGGCCTGTCGTGAAGTCATCCGCCGGAACGGCCTGGGCGCTTCCTACCTGCGCCCGCTGGCGTATCGCGGACTGGGCGGCTTCGGCCTCTCCGCCGAAACCCCGATCGACATGGCGGTGGCCGCCTGGCAGATGGGCCCGTACCTCGGCGCCGAAGCGCTGCAGAACGGCATCGACGCCTGCGTGTCGAGCTGGCAGCGCTTCGCGCCGAACACCATCCCGGCCGGCGCCAAGGCCGGCGGCAATTACCTGTCCGGTCAGCTGATCGCGCGCGAGGCGCGCCGCCTGGGCTTCGGCGAAGGCATTGCGCTGGCTTCCACCGGTCTGCTCAGCGAAGGCGCCGGCGAGAACCTGTTCCTGGTCTTCGACGGCGTGCTGCACACGCCGCCGGCCAGCGCCTCGCTGCTCACCGGCATCACTCGCAACACGCTGATGACGCTGGCCCGCGAAGACGGTATCGAGGTGGTCGAGCGCGACATCCCGCGCGAATACCTCTACCTCGCCGAGGAAGTGCTGATGTGCGGCACCGCCGCCGAAATCACCCCGATCCGCGCGGTCGACGGCAAGCAGGTCGGCACCGGCAAGGCCGGCCGCGTGACCCTGCGCCTGCAGGAACTGTTCTTCGGCCTGTTCGACGGCCGCACCCACGACAAGTGGGGCTGGCTGGAGCAGGTGTGACGTGTTGCCCCCCTGCGCAGCAGGGGGGAGCTGGGGCGGGGTCGCTCTTCGCCAAGCCAACATCAAAAGCGACCCCCTCCCGGCCCTCCCCCTGCTAGCAGGGGGAGGAGCAAAGCCGCGGTGCTCCCCTGCTTGACGGGGAGGAGCCGCTGTACTCCCTCCCTTGCATCGCAGGGGAGGGTCGGGGTGGGGTCGCTCTTGATCTCCGCTCCCGGCAAACCCGGACAACCCACCACCTGAAGGACTCCCTGCGGTCGCCAACCTCCCCCTCATGGCAAGGGGGAGGAGCTTGCGGCGTCAACCGAACCTGATGCTGGCAATCGCCCCGTTGGCGTCGTTGCGCGGGCGCATCGACACGTCCCAGCCGTACAGCTCGCACAGCCGGCGCACGATCGCCAAGCCCAGGCCGGCGCCGCTGCCGCCGGCGCCTTCGCCGCGCACGCCGCGCTGGAACAGCCGCTCGGCGTCCTCCGGCTTGATCCCGGGGCCGGTGTCGATCACCTCGATGCGGCCATCGCCCACTTCGACGCGCACGCTGCCCTCCAGCGTGTACTTGATCGCGTTGCCGACTAGGTTGGTCAGCGCCACCGACAGCACCGAGGCCGGCGCGTTGACGCTGACCGGCGCGCTGACGGCAAGCTCGATGGTCAGCGGCTTGCCGCGCATCTGCGGGCGCTGGCTCTCGATCACGTCGGCGGCGACCTTGCCCACCTCGGTGGTCTCGCCGCGGGTAGGCCCGCGTCGCTCGGCGCGCGACAATAGCAGCAGCGCCTCGATCAGTTCGGTGGCCTGGCGCGAGGCGCGCTCGATGCGCTTGAGGCGTTCGGCGAGCTTGGGCGTGAGGTCGGGTGAGCCCTGCAACAGTTCGGTGGTGGAGGCGATCACCGCCAGCGGCGTGCGCAGCTCGTGGCTGACGTCGGAATTGAATTCGCGGTCGCGCTCGACCATCGCGGTGAGCCGCGCCGAGTACTCGTCGAGCGCGTGCGCCAGCTCGCCCACTTCGTCGTCGGCGAAATGCGGCGCCAGCGGCTCGGCCTTGCCGGCCTTGCGAAAATCGCGCAGGCGGTTGGCCAGCTCGCTGACCGGCTTGAGCACCTTGCGCGACAGCCACAGGCCGAGTACCAGCGAGAGCAGGCCAAACAGGAATACCGCGCCGATCACGCTGAAGAGCAGTTGCTGCTTGCCGAGCTCTTCGCGCGACACGTCATATTGCAGAAAGCTGATGATGCCGCCTTCGCGATAAACGGCGAGCTTGTAATGGTGCTCCTTGCCGTCCGGTCCTGGTTCGAAAATGTCGTGCACCCCGTTTTTGAGGCTCTGCCAGGTGAGCGGTGCCTTGTACAAGGTGCGGTCACTGAGCACGGTGCCGGTGAGCAAGCGGGAGCCGCTGGGGGCACCGGGATGCTCGCGCGCCTGCTGATTCGCCCACTTGGCGTCGTCCATCAGGCTGGCATTGACCAGCTGATCCTCCACCCGCGTGCGGATGTTCAACGCCGCAAACGCAAACAACGCGCTGAGGCCGAAGCCGAACAGCGCGAAGGAGACGACGAGGCGGAACCGCAGCTTACGCCTGGATTGCATCCGGCTCGACCATCCGATAGCCAATGCCGTGCCGCGTGTGGATCAGCGGCTTGTCGAAGGGTTTGTCGATCGCCGCGCGCAGGCCGTGGATGTGCACGCGCAAGCTGTCGCTGTCGGGCAGTTCCTCGCCCCACACGCGCTGCTCCAGGTCCTGCCGGGTGACCACCGACGGGCTCGCCTCCATCAGCGCTTGCAGCAGCTTCAGGCCGATCGGGTTGAGCTGGATCGACTTGCCTTCGCGGTTCACCGTGAGCGTGTCCAGGTTGAAGGTGAGGTCGGCCACCTTCAGCACGCGGCTCTGCGGGCCCTTGCCGCGGCGCGCCAGCACTTCCAGCCGCGCCGCCAGCTCCTGCAGCGCGAACGGCTTGGTCATGTAGTCGTCGGCGCCGGATTCGAAACCGGTCAGCTTCTGTTCCAGCGCGTCGCGCGCGGTCAGCATCAGGATCGGGGTCTGCTTGTGCGCCTCGTGGCGCAGCTTGCGCGCGACTTCCAGGCCGTCCATGCCAGGCAGGGTGAGATCGAGCACGATCACGTCGAAATCGTGCACCACCGCCAGATGCAGGCCGGTCACGCCGTCACCGGCGAAATCCACCACGTGGCCGCGGTCTTCCAGATAGTCGCCGATGTTGGTGGCGATATCGCTGTTGTCTTCGATTACCAGTACGCGCATGGGTCACTCCTGCGCAGCCGGCGCACGGGCCGGCTGGAGCTGCAAGCTTAACAATCTTGGGTGAAGCCGGTGCGCCGGCGGCACCGTGAAACTGAATGGGGACTGGCACGGCAAGAAAAAAGCCCGGATGCGCGACTTGCCGTCGCCCACCCGGGCCCAAGAGCTACTGCCCCGATACCATTGTCTGCCTCACCGGGCCACGCAGGCCGCGGTACCGCAAAAAACAGTGCCCGCTTTATAGGGGGTGCCGGGTTACGGTGCGGTTAACCCGTGCTCATCCGGCCGTGATGCCATCGTGCAATGGCAGCTCAGGCCCTGACCGGCTTGCGATGCGGGCGGGTCTCGGCAGGCACTTCGCGCGCCTGCGCCTCCAGCAGCTCCACCACCGCGCCGGCCACGTCGACGCCGGTGGCGGCCTCGATGCCTTCCAGCCCAGGCGAGGCATTCACTTCCAGCAGCAGCGGGCCACGCTTCGAGCGGAGTAGATCGACGCCGGCGATGCCCAGCCCCAGCGCGCCGGCCGCGCGCACGGCGATGCGTTTCTCCTCGACGCTCAGCGTAGCCGCCATCGCAGTGCCGCCGCGGTGCAGATTGGCGCGAAAATCGCCCGGCGTGGCGTCGCGCTGCATCGCCGCCACCACCTTCTTGCCGACCACGAAGCAGCGCAGGTCGCTGCCCTTCGCCTCGGCCACGAACTCCTGCACCAGGAAGTTCGCGTATAGCCCGCGGAACGCCTCGATCACGCTCTGCGAGGCGGCACGCTTCTCGGCCAGCACCACGCCGGTGCCCTGGCTGCCCTCGTTGAGCTTGATCACGTGCGGCGGATCGCCGAGCAGGGCCAGCACGTCGTCGGCGTCGTCCGGGTTGTCGCCGAACACCGTCACCGGCATGTCGATGCCCTGCGCGGCGAGGATCTGCAGGCAGCGCAGCTTGTCGCGCGCGCGCAGCACCGCGTCGGACGGGTTCGGCGTGTACACGCCCATCATTTCCAGCTGGCGCAGCACCGCGGTGCCGTAGAACGTGCTGGTGGTACCGATGCGCGGGATCACCGCGTCGATGTCGCGCACCTCCCTGCCCTTGTAGCGGATCGACGAGGCGCCCGGTGCGACGCGCACGTAGCAGCGCAACGGATCGAACACGCGCACCACGTGCCCGCGCACGCGCGCCGCCTCGACCAGACGCTTGGTCGAATAGAGCCGGGTGTTGCGCGAGAGGATCGCAATCTTCATGGGCGGGTCATCGAAGGTCCGTGGTTGCAAGCAGCGGGCGCGGCTGGGTGTAGGAGCGTGCCGGGTCCACCGCAAAGCGCCCGTTCAGCGCACTGCGGCCCAGCAGCATCGGAAACAGCATATGCCGGCGATCGATCAGGTTGATGTCGACGCTGAAGCGCTGCCCAGCCAGTTGTACCTCGCTGCGGATGAACCAGCGCTCGGTGCGCCGCCCGCCGGTGTCGGTGACCGCGCGGCGATCCCACGCCGGCGCCTCGCAACGGGTTTCCACCGGCTGGCGCCGCCCGACATGGAGCGTGAAGCGCAGCCAGGTCACGCCGTCGCGCTGGAATTCTTCGAGGGTATCCACATGCAGCGAACTGCTGCGCGCTCCGGTGTCGAGCTTGGCCTTGAGCATGCCGATGCCCAATTGCGGCAACGCCAGCCGCTCGCGCCAGCCCAAGGTCGTCAGGGCCGCGGTGATCAGATCCGCCATAGGGTTTCGGGATGTTCGGCGACCGGGGAGTGGAGCGGGTGAAGGGAATCGAACCCTCGTCAGTAGCTTGGGAAGCTACAGCTCTACCATTGAGCTACACCCGCCGGGCGCACGGATGGTAACCCGGGATTCGCGTGGTTGGAAAGCTCGGGGGAGCGAAGAGCACCCCACCCCGGCCCTCCCCTGCCATGCAGGGGAGGGAGCAGGGCGCGCCGCTTCACGACCCCGGCCTCGCGACGAAGAGCACCCCACCCCGGCCCTCCCCTGCCATGCAGGGGAGGGGGCGAAGCGCGCAACTCCACGCCCGGTCCCTCCCCCTGCATCGCAGGGGGAGGTCAGGAGGGGGTGAGGCTCTTGCGAAAGGCGCCCGCATGCACAAGTGGGCACGGCGCCCAACGCGTGCTGAACAGCCCTCTGCGGACACTCTGGCGGCCGTCATCGCCGGCCTGACAATGCACGTTGACCGCACCATGACGAACGCCCGCCCCGCTCCAGCCTCATACGCACTCCCCAAGGAGAGCCGCATGCCCAGGTTTGCCAAGTTCCCCGTTTCGTGGCGCCGCCGCTGGCAAGCGCTGGCGCTGATGCTGCTGTGCCTGGTCGCCGGCCTGGCCCACGCGCAGGGCGGCGCCAACGACCGCGCCGATCCGCCGAGCCGGGTGGCGCGACTGTCGTACATCGCCGGCGACCTCGGCTTTCTGCCTGCCGGCGCGAAAGACTGGAGCGACGCCAACATCAACCGCCCGCTGACCCGCGGCGACAAACTGTCCACCGCCCGCGGCGCGCGCGCCGAACTGGAGTTCGGCGGCGGCACGCTGCGCATGGACGGGCGGACCGACTTCGGCCTGCTCGACCTCAACGACAACCTGGCCCAACTCGAGCTGACCCAGGGCACGCTCAGCCTCACCGTGCGCCGCCTCGACGACGGCCAGAGCTACGAGATCGACACTCCGACGGTGGCGCTGGTGGCCGACCAGCCCGGCACCTTCCGCGTCGACGTCGACGATCGCGACGGCAGCACCCGGGTCACCGCGCTCGATGGCCGCGCCACCGTGTTCGGCGAGAACAATGCGCAGCGCCCGATCAACCCCGGCCGCAGCTACCTCTTCACCGACTCCAGCCTGGCCTCGGTGACGATCACCGACGACGCCGGCGGCGACGCGTTCGACGACTGGGCCAGCCAGCGCGACCGCCGCTACACGCGCTCGTCCAGCCGCCGCTACGTGTCCGATGACGTGGTGGGCTACCAGGACCTCGACCGCTACGGCAGCTGGCGGGAAACCCGCGAGTACGGCGCGGTGTGGTACCCCTCCGACGTCGGCGTCGACTGGGCGCCGTACCGCAGCGGCCACTGGGCGTACATCGCGCCGTGGGGCTGGACCTGGGTGGACGACGCGCCGTGGGGCTTCGCGCCCTACCACTACGGCCGCTGGGCCTACCTCGGCGGCGGCTGGGGCTGGATCCCGGGCCCGCTCGAGGTGCGCCCGGTCTACGCGCCGGCGCTGGTGGCCTTCGTCGGCGGCGGCGGCTGGTCGATCGGCATCGGCAGCGCGCCGGTGGGCTGGTTCCCGCTCGGCCCGGGCGAGGTCTACAACCCGTGGTACCGCTGCGACCGCAGCTACTACACGCGCGTCAACGTCACCAACATCTACGTGCACAACACCGTCAACCGCACCACCGTCATCAACAACATCAACAACCAGTACAACTACTACCGCACAGGCCGTCCGCTCCGCGACGCCAGCTACGCCAACCGCATGGCGCCGCGCGGCTTCACCGCCGTACCCGGCCGCAGCTTCGCTGAAGGACACCGCGTGCAACGCGACCTGCTCGATGTCGATCCGCGCAAGCTCGCCGGCGCACCGGTACCGGTGCGCGGCATCGACCGCTTGCGCCCGCAGGAAAACGCCGACCGGCCGCCGCGCAGTGCGCACGCACGCGACCTGCCCGCCGGCGGCTTCGACCGTGAGGTGGTGGCGCGACGCGCACCCCCGGCGCCCCGCGAGGCCGCCTTCCCCCGCCCCGGCGACAATCGCTTCGCCACGCCGCGCAGCAACGTGCGCGTGCTCGACGACATGGGCCGGCCCGGGCGCAGCCAGCGCCCCGACCTGACCGATCGCAACGACGCCAGCCCGCGCCGGCCGGCGACCATGCCCGGGCAGCTTCCGGTCGCTCCGCGCATCACCGCGGCCGACCCCGGGGACCGGCCGCAGATGTCGCGCGACGCTGCCGAACTGCGCTCGGCCCGCTTCGCCCATCCGCGTGGACGCGACGACGCGAACCGCCCCGAGGCGATGCCGCGTCCGGGTGTCAGCTACATCGCGCCCGCCGCCGAAGGGCGGTCGCGCGCAATCCCCGACAACCGCCCGCTGCCGTCGGAGCCGGCGCCGATCCGTGGCGCCGAATCCCGCCGCCTGCCCACGCCGGCGGACGATGCTCGCGTGCAGCGCTACCCGTCCGAACGCGCCATGCAGCAGCAACGCCCGCAGCCGATGGAGCCGACGTTGCGCGAACCGGCCGCGCCGCGCTTCCAGCGGCCCGAACCCGCGCCGCGCGAGTACGTGCACGAAGCGCCGCGCCCGCTGCCCGCCCCGGACCGCAGCGAACCGATGCCGCGCTACCAGCCGCCGCAACGTGCGATGCCAGAACCCCGCGCCATGCCGGAGCCGCACGCCATGCCGGAGCCGCACGCCATGCCGCAGCCGCGCGCCGAAACACGGCAGCCACAACGCGGCGAGGCGCCCAACCCCAAGCGGCAGGTGCGTGAGGACCAGGGAGAGCACTGAACCCGCGAGCATGGCTCCACTCCCCTGCGTGCGGGGGAGAGGCAGCGCACTAAGCGGTTGTCCTCCCCCGCTCGCAGGGGAGGCTGGGGTGGGGCAAAGCTCTACAATGCTCGGATGCCGACGATCGACGACTCCACCCCTGAATACATGCGCCGCATCCGCAGCTTCGTGCTGCGCGAAGGGCGCATGACACCGGCGCAGCAGCGTGCATTCGACACGCTGTGGTCCCGCTACGGCATCGACTACCGGGGCGCCCCGCACGACTTCGCTGCGAACTTCGGCCGCGCCGCGCCGCGCGTGCTGGAAATCGGCTTCGGCAACGGCGAAGCACTGGCCTGGGCCAGCGAGCACGACCTGGCGCGTGACTTCATCGGCGTGGAAGTGCACGGCCCCGGCGTGGGCCGCCTGATGAACGCGCTGGCCGCGCGCAACGCGCAGAACGTGCGGCTGTACAAGCACGACGCCGTGGAAGTGCTGCAGCACGAGATCGCCCCGGGCACGCTGGCCGAGGCGCGCATCTGGTTCCCCGACCCGTGGCACAAGAAGCGCCACCATAAACGCCGCCTGATCCAGCCCGAATTCGTCGCCCTGCTCGCCTCGCGCATGGAAAACGGCGGCCTGCTGCACCTGGCCACCGACTGGCAGCCCTACGCCGAGCACATGCTGGAGGTGATGGAAGCGGCGCCCGACTGGCGCAACGCTACTGGCCCTGGCGAGTACGCCGAGAAGC
This genomic stretch from Rhodanobacter thiooxydans harbors:
- the ahcY gene encoding adenosylhomocysteinase, coding for MNAALKESTHDYKIRDLSLADFGRKELDIAEHEMPGLMSIRRKYAAAKPLKGVRVTGSLHMTIQTAVLIETLKDIGADVRWASCNIFSTQDHAAAAIAATGTPVFAWKGETLEEYWDCTLDALSFPDGKGGFVGPQLVVDDGGDVTLLIHKGYELENGSDWVNSASGSHEEQVIKNLLKRVHAERPGYWHTVVKDWKGVSEETTTGVHRLYQLAEAKSLLVPAINVNDSVTKSKFDNLYGCRESLADGLKRAMDVMLAGKVAVVCGYGDVGKGCAHSLRAYGSRVVVTEIDPINALQAAMEGFEVNTVESTLGRGDIYVTTTGNKDVLTLDHLKAMKDQAIVCNIGHFDNEIQVDALNAMPGVSKLNIKPQVDKYTFKDGRAIFLLAEGRLVNLGCATGHPSFVMSNSFSNQTLAQIDLWAHKDSYEAKVYILPKKLDEEVARLHLEKIGVKLTTLTPTQAAYLGVPVEGPYKPDHYRY
- a CDS encoding response regulator transcription factor — protein: MRVLVIEDNSDIATNIGDYLEDRGHVVDFAGDGVTGLHLAVVHDFDVIVLDLTLPGMDGLEVARKLRHEAHKQTPILMLTARDALEQKLTGFESGADDYMTKPFALQELAARLEVLARRGKGPQSRVLKVADLTFNLDTLTVNREGKSIQLNPIGLKLLQALMEASPSVVTRQDLEQRVWGEELPDSDSLRVHIHGLRAAIDKPFDKPLIHTRHGIGYRMVEPDAIQA
- a CDS encoding DUF3228 family protein; translation: MSIVLTPFARARLFPRERRGNTIQDCSPEAFQQRLNDEPPSRVLDGYAPFCKLHVHRNWTTTRCLTVPITEANRHRLRSAYEARTKAELPVLVRWFEGVESPVANWLIPILYSREQLAKEGEPIDADWGIVGCLYTMEPEEIPMAPITMLRNALGVDEGGSGVPLDREAYRRSVAFWETNANWRP
- the metF gene encoding methylenetetrahydrofolate reductase [NAD(P)H], yielding MPAISFEFFPPKTDEQRAQLDRAAQVLKAHGPEYASVTFGAGGSTLSYTGDTVARLHTQHGFNVAPHLSCMGGTRAEIAALLDGYRAAGYRRLVALRGDMPSGMASAGDFRYAAELVGFIREHCGDHFHIEVAAYPETHPQADDALCDLRHFKAKIDAGANGAITQYFFNPDAYFRFIDDVHRLGVEVPIVPGIMPIANFSQLKRFSDLCGAEIPRWIAKRMQAHGDDADSIRALGAEVVAQLCRRLLDGGAPGLHFYTLNRAKATQAVLQQLF
- a CDS encoding DUF4124 domain-containing protein; this encodes MYRLAALLPLILLAVTAPVAAQSPIHRCIGANGGAVFTDQPCTALQASPVNPDDPPVQAASLREPPPILCAASPGELRQSVIDAFASRDANRLAGLMLWDGYGRGAVIADIRSLAELMKQPLLDVDLPGGATPAPAASIDTPPVTDTAPATPSPGEQLVLHTAGNEGSGVPRELRFDLVRQAGCLWLRSAN
- a CDS encoding sensor histidine kinase: MQSRRKLRFRLVVSFALFGFGLSALFAFAALNIRTRVEDQLVNASLMDDAKWANQQAREHPGAPSGSRLLTGTVLSDRTLYKAPLTWQSLKNGVHDIFEPGPDGKEHHYKLAVYREGGIISFLQYDVSREELGKQQLLFSVIGAVFLFGLLSLVLGLWLSRKVLKPVSELANRLRDFRKAGKAEPLAPHFADDEVGELAHALDEYSARLTAMVERDREFNSDVSHELRTPLAVIASTTELLQGSPDLTPKLAERLKRIERASRQATELIEALLLLSRAERRGPTRGETTEVGKVAADVIESQRPQMRGKPLTIELAVSAPVSVNAPASVLSVALTNLVGNAIKYTLEGSVRVEVGDGRIEVIDTGPGIKPEDAERLFQRGVRGEGAGGSGAGLGLAIVRRLCELYGWDVSMRPRNDANGAIASIRFG
- a CDS encoding branched-chain amino acid transaminase, translated to MAQQYPEWIWQNGSIKPWAEATTHVMSHALNYGSSVFEGIRSYATPDGAAIFRLTDHLNRLYMSAKIYDMALPYTADELAAACREVIRRNGLGASYLRPLAYRGLGGFGLSAETPIDMAVAAWQMGPYLGAEALQNGIDACVSSWQRFAPNTIPAGAKAGGNYLSGQLIAREARRLGFGEGIALASTGLLSEGAGENLFLVFDGVLHTPPASASLLTGITRNTLMTLAREDGIEVVERDIPREYLYLAEEVLMCGTAAEITPIRAVDGKQVGTGKAGRVTLRLQELFFGLFDGRTHDKWGWLEQV